In a single window of the Saccharothrix australiensis genome:
- a CDS encoding HSP90 family protein codes for MPHTFGVDLRGIIDLLSHHLYSSPRVYARELLQNAVDAITARRALQPDAPGEVAIEPIEPGASGALRITDTGIGLTEREVHDLLSTLGRTSKRDELGFARQGFLGQFGVGLLSAFLVAERVRLVSRSARGGPAVRWTADATGEYEVEVLDDAAGAGVPVGTTIELAPRRDAEHWLERDVVRALVVEYGELLPVRVAVAGEVVTADAPPWAEDALGYGERVLGVRPFDAIPVEVPAVGLTGVAYVLPGGVHPGARQSHRVYLKRMLVGDAIEGLLPEWAYFVRCVVDSSALRPTASRESLYQDETLLAVREELGRQVRDWLVRLDATSPDRTAALLDAHHLGIKSLARVDDEMLRLVERWLPFETTDGGQSLRQFRRRHGAVAYVADVDEFRQLAPVAHAQGMGLLNAGYAYDAEIMDRLVALDGPAAARRVAPTEVLAALGDPEPAVEQALRDRLRLAADVLERHDCEAVPRDFDPGSLPALLVTNVEGERRRDAEQVGEQADPLWAELLGSLVSDGSGAAQRLVLNCRNPLVRRLAGLDDPALVELTVESLYVHALLQARRPMRPKDTAALNRSYLELLDRAVGGHA; via the coding sequence ATGCCACACACCTTCGGCGTCGACCTGCGCGGGATCATCGACCTGCTCAGCCACCACCTCTACAGCAGCCCCCGCGTGTACGCGCGCGAGCTGCTGCAGAACGCGGTGGACGCGATCACCGCCCGCCGCGCGCTCCAGCCGGACGCGCCGGGCGAGGTGGCGATCGAGCCGATCGAGCCCGGCGCGTCCGGCGCCCTCCGCATCACCGACACCGGCATCGGCCTGACCGAGCGCGAGGTGCACGACCTGCTGTCCACGCTCGGGCGCACGTCCAAGCGCGACGAGCTGGGCTTCGCCCGCCAGGGCTTCCTCGGCCAGTTCGGCGTGGGCCTGCTGTCGGCGTTCCTGGTCGCCGAGCGCGTCCGGCTCGTGTCGCGGTCCGCGCGGGGCGGCCCCGCCGTGCGGTGGACGGCGGACGCGACGGGCGAGTACGAGGTGGAGGTCCTCGACGACGCGGCGGGCGCGGGCGTCCCGGTGGGCACGACCATCGAGCTGGCGCCCCGCCGCGACGCGGAGCACTGGCTGGAGCGCGACGTGGTGCGCGCGCTCGTGGTCGAGTACGGCGAGCTGCTGCCGGTGCGGGTGGCGGTCGCGGGCGAGGTGGTGACCGCCGACGCGCCGCCGTGGGCGGAGGACGCGCTGGGCTACGGCGAGCGGGTGCTGGGCGTGCGGCCGTTCGACGCGATCCCGGTCGAGGTGCCCGCGGTGGGGCTGACGGGCGTGGCGTACGTGCTGCCGGGCGGCGTGCACCCCGGCGCGCGGCAGTCGCACCGCGTGTACCTGAAGCGGATGCTCGTCGGCGACGCCATCGAGGGGCTGCTGCCGGAGTGGGCGTACTTCGTCCGGTGCGTGGTCGACTCGTCGGCGCTGCGGCCGACGGCGAGCCGCGAGTCGCTGTACCAGGACGAGACGCTGCTGGCGGTGCGCGAGGAGCTGGGCAGGCAGGTCCGCGACTGGCTGGTGCGGCTGGACGCGACGAGCCCCGACCGCACGGCGGCCCTGCTGGACGCGCACCACCTGGGCATCAAGTCGCTGGCCAGGGTCGACGACGAGATGCTCCGCCTGGTCGAGCGGTGGCTGCCGTTCGAGACCACCGACGGCGGGCAGTCGCTGCGCCAGTTCCGGCGCAGGCACGGCGCGGTCGCGTACGTGGCCGACGTCGACGAGTTCCGCCAGCTCGCGCCGGTCGCGCACGCGCAGGGGATGGGCCTGCTCAACGCGGGCTACGCCTACGACGCGGAGATCATGGACCGGCTGGTGGCGCTGGACGGCCCGGCGGCGGCCCGCCGCGTGGCGCCGACCGAGGTGCTGGCCGCGCTGGGCGACCCGGAGCCCGCCGTCGAGCAGGCGCTGCGCGACCGGCTCCGGTTGGCCGCGGACGTGCTGGAGCGGCACGACTGCGAGGCCGTGCCGCGCGACTTCGACCCTGGCTCGCTGCCCGCGCTGCTGGTGACGAACGTGGAGGGCGAGCGCAGGCGCGACGCCGAGCAGGTCGGCGAGCAGGCCGACCCGCTGTGGGCGGAGCTGCTGGGCAGTCTGGTGTCGGACGGGTCGGGCGCGGCGCAGCGGCTGGTGCTCAACTGCCGCAACCCGCTGGTGCGGCGGCTGGCAGGGCTGGACGACCCGGCGCTGGTGGAGCTGACCGTGGAGTCGCTGTACGTGCACGCCCTGCTCCAGGCGCGGCGGCCGATGCGCCCGAAGGACACCGCCGCGTTGAACCGCTCGTACCTGGAACTGCTGGACCGCGCCGTCGGAGGGCACGCGTGA
- the pheT gene encoding phenylalanine--tRNA ligase subunit beta — MRIPVTWLVEHLEFPEPPTPEQIAEAFVRIGVEVEDVHRLGPVTGPLVAGRVVEIEELTEFKKPIRHCRVEVGPDQVNGIICGATNFVEGDTVVVALPGAVLPGDFAIAERKTYGRVSQGMICSARELGLGDDHAGILVLPSGTAQPGDDAAEVLGLGDTVIEVAPTPDRGYAFSVRGLAREIACAFDVPFGDPGLAEVPEGEGDVLPVRVEDPVACSRFVARRVTGVDPTAPTPWWMRRRLMLAGIRSISLPVDVTNYVMLELGQPLHAFDASAVRGGLVVRRAVAGEKLTTLDEAVRALDPDDIVIADDSGVVSLAGVMGGASTEVRDTSTDILLEAANWEPRSIARTVRRHKLPSEAAKRFERTVDPALAPVALERAARLLHLFGEGSIQPGRTDVGAPASPAPVTMPIDLPDRVAGVRYARGVTARRLGQIGCHVEVTTGDDGATMVTAVPPTWRADLTQPADLVEEVLRLEGYDTIPSTLPPAPAGRGLTERQRRVRTVSRALAEHGFVEVKPFPFLSPAVFDALGLPADDVRRRTLSVLNPLEADKHALATTLVPVLLDTLQRNLARGAKDVALYAVAQVTLPRAEPVPVPAVGVGARPSDEQVAALLAASPRQPLHVAGVLSGLREQAGWWGKGRAADWADAVQAARLVGQAYGVELSARASSLAPWHPGRCAELRVGDWPVGHAGELHPKVVEALGLPPRAVAFELDLDALPLEDHRPAPVISAYPPVLLDVAVVVDADVPAEQVARALRAGGGALLEDLRLFDVYAGDQVGPGKRSLAYALRFRAPDRTLTVEEAAAARDAAVAEAAERFGAALRS; from the coding sequence GTGCGTATCCCGGTTACCTGGCTGGTCGAGCACCTGGAGTTCCCGGAGCCGCCGACGCCCGAGCAGATCGCCGAGGCGTTCGTGCGGATCGGCGTCGAGGTGGAGGACGTCCACCGGCTCGGCCCCGTCACCGGGCCGCTCGTGGCGGGCCGCGTGGTGGAGATCGAGGAGCTGACCGAGTTCAAGAAGCCCATCCGGCACTGCCGGGTCGAGGTCGGTCCCGACCAGGTCAACGGCATCATCTGCGGCGCGACGAACTTCGTCGAGGGTGACACGGTCGTGGTGGCGCTGCCCGGAGCGGTGCTGCCCGGCGACTTCGCCATCGCCGAGCGCAAGACCTACGGCCGCGTCAGCCAGGGCATGATCTGCTCGGCCCGCGAGCTGGGCCTGGGCGACGACCACGCGGGCATCCTGGTGCTGCCCAGCGGCACCGCGCAGCCCGGCGACGACGCGGCGGAGGTGCTGGGCCTGGGCGACACGGTGATCGAGGTCGCGCCCACCCCGGACCGCGGCTACGCGTTCTCCGTGCGCGGCCTGGCGCGGGAGATCGCGTGCGCGTTCGACGTGCCGTTCGGCGACCCCGGCCTGGCCGAGGTGCCCGAGGGCGAGGGCGACGTGCTGCCGGTGCGCGTCGAGGACCCGGTGGCCTGCTCGCGGTTCGTGGCGCGCCGGGTGACCGGTGTCGACCCGACCGCGCCCACCCCGTGGTGGATGCGGCGGCGGCTGATGCTCGCGGGCATCCGGTCCATCTCGCTGCCGGTCGACGTCACCAACTACGTGATGCTGGAGCTGGGCCAGCCGCTGCACGCGTTCGACGCGTCCGCCGTCCGGGGCGGCCTGGTGGTGCGGCGGGCCGTCGCGGGCGAGAAGCTGACCACGCTGGACGAGGCGGTGCGGGCGCTGGACCCCGACGACATCGTGATCGCCGACGACAGCGGCGTGGTGTCGCTGGCCGGCGTGATGGGCGGCGCGTCCACCGAGGTCCGCGACACCAGCACGGACATCCTGCTGGAGGCCGCGAACTGGGAGCCGAGGTCCATCGCGCGGACCGTGCGGCGGCACAAGCTGCCCTCGGAGGCGGCGAAGCGGTTCGAGCGCACCGTCGACCCGGCGCTGGCGCCGGTCGCGCTGGAGCGCGCGGCCCGGCTGCTGCACCTGTTCGGCGAGGGCTCGATCCAGCCCGGCCGCACCGACGTGGGCGCGCCCGCGTCGCCCGCGCCGGTGACGATGCCGATCGACCTGCCCGACCGGGTGGCCGGCGTGCGGTACGCGCGCGGCGTCACGGCCCGGCGGCTCGGCCAGATCGGCTGCCACGTGGAGGTCACCACGGGCGACGACGGCGCGACGATGGTCACCGCCGTGCCGCCGACGTGGCGTGCCGACCTGACGCAGCCCGCCGACCTGGTGGAGGAGGTGCTGCGGCTGGAGGGCTACGACACGATCCCGTCCACGCTGCCGCCCGCGCCCGCCGGGCGCGGCCTGACCGAGCGGCAGCGGCGGGTGCGGACCGTGTCGCGCGCCCTGGCCGAGCACGGTTTCGTCGAGGTCAAGCCGTTCCCGTTCCTGTCGCCCGCCGTGTTCGACGCGCTGGGGCTGCCCGCGGACGACGTGCGGCGGCGCACGCTGAGCGTGCTCAACCCGCTGGAGGCGGACAAGCACGCGCTGGCGACCACGCTGGTGCCGGTGCTGCTGGACACGTTGCAGCGCAACCTGGCGCGCGGCGCGAAGGACGTCGCCCTGTACGCGGTGGCGCAGGTGACGCTGCCGCGCGCGGAGCCCGTGCCGGTGCCCGCGGTGGGCGTGGGCGCGCGGCCGTCCGACGAGCAGGTGGCGGCGCTGCTGGCGGCGTCGCCGCGGCAGCCCCTGCACGTGGCGGGCGTGCTGAGCGGCCTGCGGGAGCAGGCGGGCTGGTGGGGCAAGGGCCGCGCGGCGGACTGGGCGGACGCGGTGCAGGCCGCGCGGCTGGTCGGCCAGGCGTACGGCGTGGAGCTGTCCGCGCGGGCGTCCTCGCTCGCGCCGTGGCACCCCGGCCGGTGCGCCGAGCTGCGGGTCGGCGACTGGCCGGTGGGCCACGCGGGCGAGCTGCACCCGAAGGTCGTGGAGGCGCTGGGCCTGCCGCCGCGCGCGGTGGCGTTCGAGCTGGACCTGGACGCCCTGCCGCTGGAGGACCACCGGCCCGCGCCGGTCATCTCGGCGTACCCGCCGGTGCTGCTGGACGTGGCCGTGGTGGTCGACGCGGACGTGCCCGCCGAGCAGGTGGCGCGCGCGCTCCGCGCCGGCGGCGGCGCGCTGCTGGAGGACCTGCGGCTGTTCGACGTGTACGCCGGCGACCAGGTCGGTCCGGGCAAGCGGTCGCTCGCGTACGCGCTGCGGTTCCGCGCGCCCGACCGGACGCTGACCGTCGAGGAGGCCGCCGCGGCCCGCGACGCCGCCGTCGCCGAGGCGGCCGAGCGGTTCGGCGCGGCGCTGAGAAGCTGA
- the pheS gene encoding phenylalanine--tRNA ligase subunit alpha, producing MSGANDPYDPKQVAALSPEALDTAVEQAREAFAKAADLDELAAVKPSHLGDRAPVPLARREIGALPPAAKADAGKRVNEAQNAIRRAFEERRAVLQAERDERVLREESVDVTLPWDRVARGARHPITTLAERVADVFVGMGWEVAEGPELEAEWFNFDALNFREDHPARTMQDTFYVAPRGSGLVLRTHTSPVQARTLLDREPPVYVVCPGRTFRTDELDATHTPVFHQVEGLAVDKGLTMGHLKGTLDAFARAMFGEGSRTRLRPSFFPFTEPSAEVDVWFPERKGGAGWVEWGGCGMVNPHVLRNCGVDPEVYSGFAFGMGLERTLQFRNGLPDMRDMVEGDVRFTQPFGTEA from the coding sequence ATGTCCGGAGCCAACGACCCGTACGACCCCAAGCAGGTCGCGGCGCTCTCACCGGAGGCGCTCGACACGGCGGTGGAGCAGGCGCGGGAGGCGTTCGCGAAGGCGGCCGACCTCGACGAGCTGGCCGCCGTGAAGCCGAGCCACCTGGGTGACCGCGCACCGGTGCCGCTGGCCCGCCGCGAGATCGGCGCGCTGCCGCCCGCCGCGAAGGCCGACGCGGGCAAGCGGGTGAACGAGGCGCAGAACGCGATCCGGCGCGCCTTCGAGGAGCGGCGCGCGGTGCTGCAGGCCGAGCGCGACGAGCGGGTGCTGCGCGAGGAGTCCGTCGACGTCACCCTGCCGTGGGACCGCGTCGCGCGCGGCGCCCGCCACCCGATCACCACGCTCGCCGAGCGCGTCGCCGACGTGTTCGTCGGCATGGGCTGGGAGGTCGCCGAGGGCCCCGAGCTGGAGGCCGAGTGGTTCAACTTCGACGCGTTGAACTTCCGCGAGGACCACCCCGCGCGCACCATGCAGGACACGTTCTACGTCGCGCCGCGCGGCTCCGGCCTGGTGCTGCGCACGCACACCAGCCCCGTGCAGGCGCGCACGCTGCTCGACCGCGAACCGCCGGTGTACGTGGTGTGCCCCGGCCGCACGTTCCGCACCGACGAGTTGGACGCCACCCACACGCCGGTGTTCCACCAGGTCGAGGGCCTGGCCGTGGACAAGGGCCTCACGATGGGGCACCTGAAGGGCACGCTCGACGCGTTCGCCCGCGCCATGTTCGGCGAGGGCTCCCGGACCCGGCTGCGGCCCAGCTTCTTCCCCTTCACCGAGCCGTCCGCCGAGGTGGACGTGTGGTTCCCGGAGCGCAAGGGCGGCGCGGGCTGGGTCGAGTGGGGCGGCTGCGGCATGGTGAACCCCCACGTGCTGCGCAACTGCGGCGTCGACCCGGAGGTCTACTCCGGGTTCGCGTTCGGCATGGGCCTGGAGCGCACGCTGCAGTTCCGCAACGGCCTGCCGGACATGCGCGACATGGTCGAAGGCGATGTCCGCTTCACCCAGCCATTCGGAACGGAGGCATGA